Sequence from the Methanobacterium alkalithermotolerans genome:
GGCCTTTTTAACCAGATATACTGCGGGTTTGATTCTTTTTCCCATGATTTTGTATATTGTAATAAGTAGAAAATACTTATCTCATTTTAAAAAGATGATTGGGGGGATAATTGCAGCGTTTATGGTATTGCTGCCTTTTTTAGTTTATAATTATCAAAATTTAGGGGATCCTATAGGTCCTTTTTTGGGATTTTTATCCGCATCAGAATCAGCTGGTTTGGAATCCATTGCATATGATCCCAATCCTAAGTATTATTTAACTAATTTACCCTCTTATATTGCCACTCAGGGTGATTTTAGTTCTATTTTAGTATATTTGATTTTTCTAATAGTTATAGTTGGAATCATAATCTACTTCTATGATCTTATCCGGGAAAAACTGATGAAAAGTAGAGTTAAAGGAAAAGTCTCCAAGATACTGGAAATTCAAAGAACCGGCACAAAAATAAAATTAGTTTTTTTCACAGGATTATTATTGATATTTTTAATTACTTTTAATCGCGTATCATATATGACCAGTGAACTTGTATTTTTACTTTTAAGTTATGCCTCATTTACTCTTTTAAAAGATATTACTTCTAAAAAGATTGAAATTGATCTTCTTTTTTTGGCCTGGTTTATGACTTATTTTATATTCCACAGTGTATTTGTGGCTAAGGTTGATCGTTATTTTGTCACCATGGCCCCTGCATTTAGTTACTTTGTAATTTTAGGGCTGAGTGAAATTGTAAATAAATTACAAATTAAAATAAAAGGAACTAATTTAACAGCATGGGTTATATCATTATTTTTAATATTTCTGGCTTTATCTTCGGCAGTATCTTTTCTAAATGAGATGCCTCAAAAGGAAGATTATATTGTGAGAGATTCTAAAATAGCTAGTGCATGGTTTGCAAATTATGATTTAGACTATCATTCTAAATTAATTTACTCAGATGCATGGCCAACTGTTAGCTGGTATTTAGGAGCTGATGTAAAACCAATGCCTGTTTTTAAGGATTCAAGGGCTTTTAATCATGAATTACAGAAATATGATGTGGATTATTACTTCACTTTATATGGAAATCGCAATTTGACTGCCTATGATCAAATTGCTAAATTTGGGACAGTAAGTATATTTAAGAAAAACCCGGAAAAGTTTGATAATAAACCTCAAATGCTTTACATTGGCAAAAACTGGCAAAATTATTTAGATGATGTATTGGGATTTAATGCTTATGTAATAAATGGTAGAAGCAATGAATATGGTGCTAAAATATATGATCTTAAATTTAGAAACCAGGACCTCTTTTTAGATGATTATCAATTAGAAGAGATAAAAAAATACGACTCATTATCTTTATATAACTTTGCCTGGCACAATCAGAGTAAAGCAGAAAATTTAATTTTAGATTATGCTGAATCTGGAGGAACTGTGGTTATTGATCTTTCTGCTAATTTAGATGGAATTTATTATGGTTTAGATAATGCAATTTTTTTAGATACTTTGATTACC
This genomic interval carries:
- a CDS encoding glycosyltransferase family 39 protein, giving the protein MNNNSDTLIPGDKKDSGCIFKKYIVPCILLVILTLIVSWIAYQRVQIQIIMGPGWDTYAFLANALEFAGKSIGYAEFDRPPFMSFITSFFFQSGNIHESTIFYVDGGFFVLGVIGLYLFLKLRFDSIQSFTGALLFASSPVVLSWMGVGYTDLASVALSIWALYFLVLSVEKSPWFYYLAFPVAMMAFLTRYTAGLILFPMILYIVISRKYLSHFKKMIGGIIAAFMVLLPFLVYNYQNLGDPIGPFLGFLSASESAGLESIAYDPNPKYYLTNLPSYIATQGDFSSILVYLIFLIVIVGIIIYFYDLIREKLMKSRVKGKVSKILEIQRTGTKIKLVFFTGLLLIFLITFNRVSYMTSELVFLLLSYASFTLLKDITSKKIEIDLLFLAWFMTYFIFHSVFVAKVDRYFVTMAPAFSYFVILGLSEIVNKLQIKIKGTNLTAWVISLFLIFLALSSAVSFLNEMPQKEDYIVRDSKIASAWFANYDLDYHSKLIYSDAWPTVSWYLGADVKPMPVFKDSRAFNHELQKYDVDYYFTLYGNRNLTAYDQIAKFGTVSIFKKNPEKFDNKPQMLYIGKNWQNYLDDVLGFNAYVINGRSNEYGAKIYDLKFRNQDLFLDDYQLEEIKKYDSLSLYNFAWHNQSKAENLILDYAESGGTVVIDLSANLDGIYYGLDNAIFLDTLITRKVMNENPRIEINPQINQTADFSPFKSEDGGVWVGANYESFGENKIENLVTANGKTLIGIQKVGKGKIIWIGYNLIWHSFVYENTYEKQLIQDIIFKW